In Candidatus Binatia bacterium, the genomic window CTCTTTGAGATGTTCGCGGCCGGCAAGGTGAAGCCCTACGTGTCGTCCTCGTATCCGCTGGCCGAGGCGGCCGGGGCGCTGGACGAGATCGGCGGGCGCCGGGCGAAGGGCAAGATCGTCGTCATCCCGTGACGACCGCGTGAGGTCGCGTATCCCTGGAAGGGCTGGCTCGGCTGGGATTTCGTGGGCAAGGCGATGAAGGGTGCATCGGGTCGATCTTCGGTCGCGATTCGAGTTGAGCGGTCCGAACCGAGAGGCGACCGTTCGGAACTACGTGGAGTGGTTGGTCGACAAGAAGATCGACGCCGTTCTGTTCCCCGCGCAGGAAGAGCTCATGCACGTTCGCGAGGGTTTCGACGGCCCGCAGGGAGCGTTTCTGGAAGCGCTGAACCTCGGTAGGCCAGGCTTTCGGGAGGTCGCGGCCTACCGGGCCCCTCTTCGCCGAGTCTCTCTACCTCTGGTCGGATCCGGGGCTCGATCACGAGCTGCCGGTCTGGATCAACGGCTACCGGCTGTTTGCGCCCGCCTCGTAGCTAGCGGGGGTTCGGGCCGACGAGCTTGAATTCCACGGTTCGGCCGTCGGGGTCGTTGGCGTAGACGGAGATTCCGGGTCCCGTCGCGCCGTAGCGGTCGGCCGGGTCTCCGTGCGGGATCCCGCGTCGGTCCAGCTCTGCCACGAGCCCGCCTGCATCGCTCGACGCGATCTGCAGGCAGAAGTGATCGTAGAGGCTCTCGCCCGGGCCCGCCTCGGTTTTCCAGATTTTGCCGTCGACGATGTCGATGAGCGCCGACCCGGCCCGCAACTGGTAGAGCCCGATTTCCTTCTGGATCTTTTCCACGGCACACCCGAGCCCGTCTCGGTAGAACACGAGAAGCTCTTCGAGTCGGTCGGTGCGCAGAACGATGTGGTCCAGCCCGCGAATGGGTATCGGCAACATGAGGATCCCATTACACCCATTGATCTATGCGTCCAGACACCGCTAGCCTGCGCGGGTCATGCCGAAGGCGCACGCAAATGGGATCGAGGTCCAATACGAGACGTTCGGAGATCGTGGCGCAGAGCCGCTTCTGATCCTCCGGGGGCTGTCGACTCAGCTCATCCACTGGGACCCCGACTTCTGCCGCGGTCTCGCGGACCGTGGGCACTTCGTAGTGATCTTCGACAATCGGGACGTCGGCGAGACGACCTGGTTCGATGAGGCCGGCGTCCCGGATCTCGGTGCGCTGATCGCGGGGGAGGAGATCGAACTCGCGTATCGCCTGGATGACATGGCCGACGACACAGTGGGCCTGATGGACGCCCTCGAGATCCAGACGGCCCACATCGCGGGAATCTCGATGGGTGGCATGATCGTTCAGACCGCCGCGGTGCGACACCCGTCGCGCGTCCGGAGCCTGACCTCGGTCATGTCGAGCACCGGCGGACCAGAGTTGCCGCCACCGTCGCCCGAGGCCATGCACGCGCTGATCGCGCCGGCGCCTGAAGAACGCGAGGCTTACGTGGCACACACGGTGCAGACCCAGCGGGTGATCGGAAGTCCGGGCTTCCCGTTTGACGCGGCGAGAGAGGCCGACGTCGCGGGCCGGGCGTTCGATCGTGCTTTCCATCCGGCGGGGGCCGCCCGGCAGCTCGCCGCGGTGCAGGCGCAAGGAGACCGGCGCGAGAAGCTCCGCGCGCTCGATGTTCCGACGCTGGTGATCCACGGATCCGGCGATCCTCTGATCCCTCTCGCCCACGGTCAGGACACCGCCTCCGTGATCCCGGGGGCCGAGCTTCGGGTGATCGAAGGGATGGGGCACGATATTCCCCGCGGGGCCCACGGCGAACTCATCGGTGCGATCGGTTCGCTCACCGCGCGGGTGGACGGCAGGTGAATCCGGTGGGCAGGATGGTCTTGCCTGATATCGGGGTGCCCGGCAGACTGCGAAATCCTCGACCGCGGGTGCAAGAGTCGAGTTCACCACGAGGGAGAAGCGTATGAAGCTCGGATTGTTCCTGCCGATGATCGGGGAGGCTGAAAAGCTCCGGGATTTGCTGATCACCGGCGCGACCACGGCAGAAAAGGTCGGCTTTCATTCCTTGTGGTTCCCCGAGCACGTCGTTCTCGTGGACGAGGCGCGCTCGAGGTACCCCTACTCGGCCGATGGATCCCTCGGTCTCGGCGTACAAGCCGGGATGCTCGAGCCGTTCGCCGCGATTGCCACCGCGGCGGCGGTGACAGAGCGAATCCGGCTCGGAACGGGCATCTGCCTAGTCCCGCAGAGGTCGCCGATCTACACCGCAAAGCAAGTCGCGGACTGCGATGTGTTGTCCGGTGGGCGGATCGATTTCGGTGTCGGAATTGGCTGGCTCCGGGAGGAGTTCGATGCCCTTGGCGCCGACTTCGACGAGCGGGCCCACCTTTGCCGCGAGTATCTCGCCGCCATGAACTCGCTGTGGACCGACGAGGTGTCGCAGCATCAGGGCAATCTGCTCGTCATTCCGCCCGTGCGGATGTATCCGAAGCCGATCCAGAAGCCGCATCCGCCGATCATCTTCGGGGGCGAGAGCATGAACGCGCTGCGACGTGTCGCGGATCTCGGCCAGGGCTGGTTCGGGTTCCACCTGGACCCGAAGGAGGCGGCGGAGCGTGTCCACGTTCTGAACGGCGTTCTCTCACAGCGCGGTAGACGGCCCGATTCGATCGAAGTGAGCGTCTCGCCGTACCTGAAGCCGAACCGGGACGCGGAGTCGCTCGAGGCGTACGCCGCCGCGGGCGTCGACCAGGTGATCCTCATGGCCTTCGCTTCGGAGGTCGATGCGCTGCGCGACGAGATCGAGCAACTCGCGGGGAACCTGATGGACACCGCGACTCGCCTGCAGACGACGCCCCGTCCGCACCACTAG contains:
- a CDS encoding VOC family protein, encoding MLPIPIRGLDHIVLRTDRLEELLVFYRDGLGCAVEKIQKEIGLYQLRAGSALIDIVDGKIWKTEAGPGESLYDHFCLQIASSDAGGLVAELDRRGIPHGDPADRYGATGPGISVYANDPDGRTVEFKLVGPNPR
- a CDS encoding alpha/beta fold hydrolase, with protein sequence MPKAHANGIEVQYETFGDRGAEPLLILRGLSTQLIHWDPDFCRGLADRGHFVVIFDNRDVGETTWFDEAGVPDLGALIAGEEIELAYRLDDMADDTVGLMDALEIQTAHIAGISMGGMIVQTAAVRHPSRVRSLTSVMSSTGGPELPPPSPEAMHALIAPAPEEREAYVAHTVQTQRVIGSPGFPFDAAREADVAGRAFDRAFHPAGAARQLAAVQAQGDRREKLRALDVPTLVIHGSGDPLIPLAHGQDTASVIPGAELRVIEGMGHDIPRGAHGELIGAIGSLTARVDGR
- a CDS encoding LLM class F420-dependent oxidoreductase; this encodes MKLGLFLPMIGEAEKLRDLLITGATTAEKVGFHSLWFPEHVVLVDEARSRYPYSADGSLGLGVQAGMLEPFAAIATAAAVTERIRLGTGICLVPQRSPIYTAKQVADCDVLSGGRIDFGVGIGWLREEFDALGADFDERAHLCREYLAAMNSLWTDEVSQHQGNLLVIPPVRMYPKPIQKPHPPIIFGGESMNALRRVADLGQGWFGFHLDPKEAAERVHVLNGVLSQRGRRPDSIEVSVSPYLKPNRDAESLEAYAAAGVDQVILMAFASEVDALRDEIEQLAGNLMDTATRLQTTPRPHH